The Chryseobacterium sp. 52 genome includes a region encoding these proteins:
- a CDS encoding aldehyde dehydrogenase family protein, producing MSKKVKDFGIEKTLKNLGIKEENKGTSVGGKYFASGKTIESFSPVDGRLIAKIKTSGESDYDKVIEAAQKAFQEFRSIPAPKRGEFVRQLGLKLREYKDDLGKLVSYEMGKSLQEGLGEVQEMIDICDFAVGLSRQLHGYTMHSERPGHRMYEQYHSLGVVGIITAFNFPVAVWAWNTALAWICGNVTIWKPSEKTPLCAIACQNIMAEVVKENSLPEGISSVLVSDHEIGQKLVDDKRVSLISFTGSTRVGRMVSSKVAERFGKSILELGGNNAIIISKDADIDMSIIGAVFGAVGTAGQRCTSTRRLIIHESVYNEVKTRLVKAYGQLKIGNPLDENNHVGPLIDVDAVNQYEEAIKKCKKEGGKFVVEGGVLSGKEYESGCYVKPCIAEVKNSYEIVQHETFAPILYLIKYKTLEEAIAIQNDVPQGLSSAIMTQNLREAELFLSHAGSDCGIANVNIGTSGAEIGGAFGGEKETGGGRESGSDVWKYYMRRQTNTINYTAQLPLAQGIKFDL from the coding sequence ATGTCTAAAAAAGTAAAGGATTTCGGAATCGAAAAAACACTTAAAAACCTTGGTATTAAAGAAGAAAATAAGGGGACTTCAGTGGGCGGAAAATATTTTGCTTCGGGGAAAACAATAGAAAGTTTTTCTCCCGTAGATGGCAGACTAATCGCTAAAATAAAGACTTCCGGAGAAAGTGATTATGACAAAGTAATTGAAGCGGCTCAGAAGGCGTTTCAGGAATTTAGATCCATTCCTGCTCCTAAGAGAGGTGAGTTCGTTAGGCAGTTAGGTCTGAAATTAAGAGAATATAAAGATGATCTTGGAAAACTTGTTTCTTATGAAATGGGTAAATCTCTTCAGGAAGGTCTTGGAGAGGTTCAGGAAATGATTGATATCTGTGATTTTGCAGTAGGATTATCAAGACAGCTTCATGGCTATACCATGCATTCAGAGAGACCTGGTCACAGAATGTATGAGCAGTACCATTCGCTTGGTGTTGTGGGAATCATTACAGCTTTTAACTTCCCGGTTGCTGTGTGGGCTTGGAACACAGCTTTGGCATGGATCTGCGGAAACGTTACCATCTGGAAGCCATCAGAAAAAACACCATTATGCGCCATTGCATGTCAGAATATTATGGCTGAAGTAGTAAAGGAGAACAGTCTTCCTGAAGGTATTTCAAGCGTATTGGTTTCTGACCATGAGATCGGGCAGAAATTAGTTGATGATAAAAGAGTATCTCTAATTTCTTTCACAGGTTCTACAAGAGTAGGAAGAATGGTTTCTTCTAAAGTAGCAGAAAGATTCGGGAAGTCTATCCTTGAATTAGGAGGTAATAACGCAATTATTATTTCTAAAGATGCAGATATAGATATGTCTATCATCGGAGCGGTTTTCGGAGCGGTAGGAACTGCAGGACAGAGATGTACCTCAACCAGAAGACTGATCATTCACGAAAGCGTATACAATGAAGTGAAGACGAGATTGGTAAAAGCTTATGGCCAGTTAAAAATTGGAAATCCATTAGACGAGAACAACCATGTAGGACCGCTTATTGACGTTGATGCAGTGAATCAATATGAAGAAGCTATCAAAAAGTGTAAAAAAGAAGGTGGAAAGTTTGTTGTTGAAGGTGGTGTTTTAAGTGGAAAAGAATATGAATCAGGATGCTATGTTAAGCCATGCATCGCAGAAGTTAAAAACTCTTACGAAATCGTTCAGCACGAAACTTTCGCGCCGATTTTGTATCTGATCAAATATAAAACATTGGAAGAAGCTATTGCTATTCAGAACGATGTTCCTCAGGGATTGTCATCTGCTATCATGACTCAGAACTTGAGAGAAGCAGAATTATTCCTTTCTCATGCAGGTTCAGACTGCGGTATTGCCAACGTAAACATCGGAACTTCAGGTGCTGAAATCGGGGGTGCTTTCGGAGGTGAAAAAGAAACCGGAGGCGGAAGAGAATCTGGTTCAGATGTTTGGAAATACTACATGAGAAGACAAACCAATACCATAAATTATACAGCTCAACTTCCTTTAGCACAAGGAATTAAATTTGATTTGTAA
- the lat gene encoding L-lysine 6-transaminase, with protein sequence MEQTIDIKANKVKETIGRHVLADGFDFVMDIERSHGSWLYDKLTDREYLDMFSMFASASVGYNHPYLVERSEWLGRMAVNKPTLADVYSEEYAHFLEVFERVVIPEELQYAFFIEGGSLGVENAMKACFDWKTRKNFEKGLQTEAGICIHFRQAFHGRSGYTLSLTNTSDPRKYQYFPLFDWPRILNPKLSFPITEENLEETIKNERLALLQIEEAILMNPNKVACIIIEPIQAEGGDNHFRDEFLLGLRKLCDQNEILLIFDEVQTGIAITGKMWAFQHFTAKPDIISFGKKAQVCGVLANKEKFDEIPNNVFKESSRINSTFGGNFIDMLRFQLVMEVIEKENLVENAKVVGEYLLERLEELAQKYPEKISNARGRGLMCAVDLPSAEDRNHLMNELFKDGLIILPCGDQSLRFRPHLNVTQEEIQLALDKIESNLNKI encoded by the coding sequence ATGGAACAAACAATTGATATAAAAGCAAATAAAGTAAAAGAAACAATAGGAAGACACGTTTTGGCAGACGGCTTTGATTTTGTGATGGATATTGAAAGATCCCACGGTTCATGGCTATATGACAAGCTTACAGACAGAGAATATCTGGATATGTTCTCTATGTTTGCCTCAGCTTCTGTAGGGTACAACCACCCTTATCTTGTAGAAAGATCAGAATGGCTGGGAAGAATGGCAGTTAACAAGCCAACTTTAGCAGACGTGTATTCAGAGGAATACGCCCATTTTCTGGAAGTTTTTGAAAGAGTGGTTATTCCTGAAGAATTGCAGTATGCTTTCTTTATTGAAGGTGGAAGTTTAGGGGTAGAAAATGCAATGAAGGCGTGCTTCGACTGGAAAACGCGTAAAAATTTTGAAAAAGGACTTCAAACGGAAGCCGGAATCTGTATCCATTTCAGACAGGCATTCCACGGAAGAAGTGGCTATACATTAAGCTTAACCAATACCTCTGACCCAAGAAAATATCAGTATTTCCCATTATTCGACTGGCCAAGAATCTTAAACCCTAAATTATCTTTCCCGATTACGGAAGAAAATTTAGAAGAGACCATCAAAAATGAAAGATTGGCTCTTCTTCAGATTGAGGAAGCCATCCTGATGAACCCGAATAAAGTAGCATGTATCATCATCGAGCCTATCCAGGCAGAAGGTGGTGACAATCACTTTAGAGATGAGTTCTTATTAGGTTTGAGAAAATTGTGTGACCAGAACGAAATCCTGTTGATCTTTGATGAAGTTCAGACAGGGATCGCAATCACAGGAAAAATGTGGGCATTCCAGCATTTTACGGCTAAACCGGATATTATTTCTTTCGGTAAAAAAGCGCAGGTTTGTGGTGTTTTAGCAAATAAAGAAAAATTTGATGAGATCCCGAATAACGTTTTCAAAGAGAGTTCAAGAATCAATTCTACTTTCGGAGGAAACTTTATCGATATGCTTCGTTTCCAATTGGTGATGGAAGTGATCGAAAAAGAAAACCTGGTAGAAAATGCAAAAGTGGTTGGTGAATATCTTTTGGAAAGATTAGAAGAACTGGCTCAAAAATATCCTGAGAAAATTTCAAATGCAAGAGGAAGAGGGCTTATGTGTGCCGTAGATCTTCCGTCAGCAGAGGATAGAAATCATTTAATGAACGAGCTTTTCAAAGACGGATTGATCATTCTTCCGTGTGGAGATCAGTCACTTCGTTTCAGACCGCATCTGAATGTTACGCAGGAAGAAATTCAATTGGCTTTAGATAAAATCGAGAGCAATCTTAACAAAATTTAA
- a CDS encoding GNAT family N-acetyltransferase, which yields MNPEIKLRKAEINDRDVIWGIIQQSIERRKQDGSTQWQDGYPNLGTVESDIAKSFGYVLTVEGEIAVYAALILNDEPAYSTIEGAWLSDGEFVVVHRVAVEGKFAGQGMVKKLFDHIEDFTKSHGIQSVKVDTNYDNVAMLKILESKGYSYCGEVLLAGGMRKAYEKIII from the coding sequence ATGAATCCAGAAATTAAACTAAGAAAAGCAGAGATTAATGACAGAGATGTGATTTGGGGAATTATTCAGCAATCCATTGAAAGAAGAAAACAGGATGGAAGTACCCAATGGCAGGATGGTTATCCCAACTTAGGAACCGTAGAAAGTGACATTGCAAAAAGTTTCGGATATGTGCTTACAGTAGAGGGAGAAATTGCAGTATATGCAGCTTTGATATTAAATGACGAACCTGCTTACAGTACAATTGAAGGTGCCTGGCTGAGTGACGGAGAATTTGTGGTTGTCCACAGAGTGGCAGTAGAAGGTAAATTTGCAGGGCAGGGAATGGTGAAAAAATTATTTGATCATATTGAAGATTTTACAAAATCCCATGGTATTCAAAGTGTTAAAGTAGATACAAACTATGATAATGTAGCCATGCTGAAGATCCTTGAAAGCAAAGGATATTCATATTGTGGCGAAGTTCTGCTGGCAGGCGGAATGAGGAAAGCTTATGAGAAGATTATAATTTAA
- a CDS encoding transcriptional regulator yields MHQSIEIDEKIFQDAVKFYGTVFNLPPLASKIYSYLLFDYEKVGITFDEFVEVLSASKSSVSTSISLLLNAQLIIDHNKMDERKRYFFINDEYKKIRFEKIVQKMEDELKLLDDLNNFKKNHDNEYNERIEAYKALLHKNIENIQESLNKL; encoded by the coding sequence ATGCACCAAAGTATAGAAATTGATGAAAAAATTTTTCAAGATGCCGTAAAATTTTATGGCACCGTTTTCAATTTACCACCTTTAGCTTCAAAAATTTACTCCTACCTTCTTTTCGATTATGAGAAAGTAGGAATCACTTTTGACGAATTTGTCGAAGTACTCTCTGCGAGTAAAAGCTCAGTTTCTACCAGTATTTCTTTACTGCTGAATGCACAGCTGATCATCGACCACAATAAAATGGATGAACGAAAACGATATTTTTTCATCAATGATGAGTACAAGAAGATAAGATTTGAGAAAATAGTTCAAAAAATGGAGGATGAACTCAAACTGCTGGATGACCTAAACAACTTTAAAAAGAATCACGATAATGAATACAACGAGCGAATAGAAGCTTACAAAGCTCTCTTACATAAAAACATAGAAAATATTCAGGAATCTCTTAATAAACTTTAA
- a CDS encoding efflux RND transporter periplasmic adaptor subunit codes for MNNKLVILSIAAFSLTACKKEAPKQDGAKPYPVVSVESKNIVGYQTFPATIQGRVNNDVRAKIQGYITQVLVDEGQYVTKGQPLFRLETNILTENAAASKAGIGAAESTIAAAQASVNAAQVEVNKLKPLVQKNIISNVQLQTAQANLAQAQAQLQQANAAKKQAVANYKGVEANIEYSIIRAPISGVIGRLPLKVGSLVGPTDQTALTTISDTSEIFAYFSMNEKDYFDFLEKSPGSSMPDKIKNLPMVELQLANGSLYSEKGRIEAITGQIDPTTGTIQFRVAFTNAQKLLSNGNSGTIRFPQQYDNVLVVPESATYEQQGIVYVYKVEKDTAKNVVVNVVDRIDNLAIIKSGVNKGEIIVAAGIGGLKPGTAIIKKPVKMDSLVQSIKPKF; via the coding sequence ATGAATAATAAGCTAGTTATACTTTCTATTGCAGCGTTTTCACTGACAGCCTGCAAAAAAGAAGCTCCAAAACAGGATGGTGCAAAACCTTATCCTGTAGTTTCTGTGGAGTCAAAGAATATAGTGGGCTATCAGACCTTTCCGGCTACCATACAAGGAAGGGTTAACAATGATGTCCGCGCAAAAATACAGGGATATATTACGCAGGTATTGGTAGATGAAGGGCAATATGTTACCAAAGGACAGCCTTTGTTTCGCCTTGAAACCAATATCTTAACCGAAAATGCAGCAGCTTCCAAAGCAGGAATCGGTGCAGCAGAATCCACCATTGCAGCAGCTCAGGCTTCTGTAAATGCAGCACAGGTTGAAGTTAATAAACTGAAACCTCTTGTTCAGAAGAATATCATCAGCAATGTACAGCTTCAGACCGCTCAGGCTAATTTAGCCCAGGCTCAGGCACAGCTGCAGCAGGCAAATGCAGCAAAAAAACAGGCTGTAGCCAATTATAAAGGAGTAGAAGCCAATATCGAATATTCTATTATTCGTGCTCCTATTTCCGGAGTGATCGGAAGACTTCCCCTGAAAGTAGGAAGTTTAGTGGGACCAACTGATCAGACCGCATTAACCACGATTTCTGATACTTCTGAGATCTTTGCCTATTTTTCAATGAATGAGAAAGATTATTTTGACTTCCTTGAAAAATCTCCGGGTTCATCTATGCCTGATAAAATTAAGAACCTTCCTATGGTAGAACTTCAGTTAGCCAACGGAAGTCTTTATTCTGAAAAAGGAAGAATAGAAGCCATTACAGGACAGATTGATCCTACAACAGGGACCATACAGTTCAGAGTAGCCTTTACCAATGCACAAAAATTATTGAGCAACGGAAACAGTGGAACCATCAGATTCCCGCAGCAATATGACAATGTATTGGTTGTTCCTGAAAGCGCAACGTACGAGCAGCAGGGGATTGTATACGTCTATAAAGTTGAAAAAGACACGGCTAAAAACGTTGTAGTTAATGTGGTAGACAGAATAGACAATCTGGCTATTATAAAATCAGGGGTAAACAAAGGAGAAATTATCGTGGCAGCAGGTATCGGAGGTCTGAAACCGGGAACTGCCATCATCAAGAAACCTGTAAAAATGGATAGCCTTGTTCAATCAATAAAACCGAAATTCTAA
- a CDS encoding efflux RND transporter permease subunit encodes MIKNFINRPVLSTVISILIVILGVLGLISLPVTQYPDIAPPTVSVSANYTGANAETVMKSVVVPLEEQINGVEGMDYITSSAGNDGSAQIQVFFKQGIDPDIAAVNVQNRVARATPLLPSEVTRSGVVTQKQQTSALMYMSFYSENKDLDDVYLQNFLNINIIPNIKRINGVGDATVFGGKNYSMRIWLDPAKMAAYSVTPTDVTNAINEQSREAAAGSIGQNSGSSFEYIIKYVGKFNDKEQYDNIIIKSLGSGQNLMLKDVAKVELAGQSYTGIGENGNNPSISMGLFQTPGSNAQEIIKNIKTYLKSAEGSFPKGIKYTFNFDTNEFLEASIEKVVHTLIEAFILVFIVVYIFLQDFRSTLIPAIAVPVSIVGAFFFLNLFGYSLNLLTLFALVLAIGIVVDDAIVVVEAVHAKMEHGISDAKKATVEAMDEITGAIISITLVMAAVFVPVTFITGPTGVFYQQFGITLIVAIIISAVNALTLSPVLCSLFLKPHSENHKEYKNLNFLQKFFYKFNIAFKTATERYGRGFVFLLRHKWVTLIIFAVTGGILYWASGSMKKGFVPTEDRGIIFTDVQLPPGASMERTYNALKTLQAKALKVPGVQNVTISTGRGFLSGNGSNNGLAFVKLKPFDERKKDGQTSEDITKKLFGIVGSVPDAKVVFFQPPSVPGFGNSAGFEMVLLDKSGGEYADLDNKTNEFIGKLMQRPEIEFAQTSFNTKYPQYEMQINVPLTKQLGVSVSDILATMQGYIGGIYTADFTKYGKQFRVMVQALPENRKNIENLNELYIKTGSGVMSPISQFVTLKKAYGPQSVSRYNLFTSVKITGANATGFSSGDAITAVQQVAKETLNQNYDVEFTGLTREELNSGSQTLLIFGLSLIFVYFILSAQYESYILPLIVIISLPLGVMGAYFGQKIMGLENNIYFQIALIMLVGLLAKNAILIVEFAVQRRHHGETIVMSAINAAKARVRPILMTSFAFIFGLLPLVLASGIGAVGNRSIATGAAIGLLIGTILGLFVIPVLYVIFETLQEKIKPLKKEDINLAE; translated from the coding sequence ATGATTAAAAATTTTATAAACCGACCGGTTTTATCCACCGTAATATCAATTTTGATTGTTATTCTCGGTGTATTGGGATTGATCTCGCTGCCGGTCACACAGTATCCTGACATTGCACCTCCTACGGTGAGTGTTTCCGCCAACTATACGGGAGCCAATGCGGAGACTGTCATGAAAAGTGTAGTGGTACCTTTGGAAGAACAGATCAACGGGGTAGAAGGGATGGACTACATCACTTCCAGCGCCGGGAACGATGGTTCTGCTCAAATTCAGGTATTCTTTAAACAGGGAATAGATCCGGATATTGCTGCGGTAAACGTACAGAACCGTGTGGCAAGAGCGACACCGCTTCTTCCTTCCGAAGTAACCCGTTCAGGAGTGGTTACACAGAAGCAGCAGACGAGTGCACTGATGTATATGTCTTTCTATTCCGAAAATAAGGATCTGGATGACGTCTATCTTCAGAACTTTTTGAATATCAATATTATTCCTAATATTAAAAGGATTAATGGTGTAGGGGATGCTACTGTTTTCGGGGGTAAAAACTACTCGATGAGAATCTGGCTGGATCCTGCGAAAATGGCCGCTTATAGTGTAACTCCTACAGACGTTACCAACGCCATCAATGAGCAGAGTAGAGAAGCGGCAGCAGGTTCTATCGGACAAAACAGCGGAAGTTCTTTTGAATATATCATCAAATATGTCGGTAAATTCAACGATAAAGAGCAATACGATAATATCATCATTAAATCTCTTGGAAGCGGACAGAACCTAATGTTGAAAGATGTTGCTAAAGTAGAATTGGCAGGACAGTCTTACACAGGAATTGGAGAGAACGGAAACAACCCGTCTATCAGTATGGGGCTCTTCCAGACTCCGGGATCCAACGCTCAGGAGATCATTAAAAATATTAAGACCTATCTGAAATCAGCAGAAGGAAGCTTTCCTAAAGGAATTAAATATACATTCAACTTTGACACCAACGAATTCCTTGAAGCCTCTATTGAAAAGGTAGTACATACCCTGATTGAAGCCTTTATTCTGGTATTTATCGTTGTATATATTTTCCTTCAGGACTTCAGATCTACCCTGATCCCGGCCATTGCGGTTCCGGTATCTATTGTGGGAGCATTCTTCTTCCTGAATCTATTTGGATATTCCTTGAACCTGTTAACTTTATTTGCACTGGTACTGGCGATTGGTATTGTGGTGGATGACGCCATTGTCGTCGTCGAGGCCGTCCATGCGAAGATGGAACACGGTATTTCGGATGCTAAAAAAGCGACGGTAGAAGCAATGGACGAGATCACGGGAGCAATTATCTCTATTACTCTGGTAATGGCAGCAGTATTTGTACCGGTAACTTTTATTACAGGGCCTACCGGAGTATTTTACCAACAGTTTGGTATTACCCTGATTGTGGCCATCATCATTTCTGCAGTTAACGCCTTGACTTTAAGTCCGGTTTTATGTTCGTTATTCTTAAAACCTCACTCAGAAAATCATAAAGAATACAAAAACCTGAATTTCCTTCAGAAGTTTTTCTATAAATTTAATATTGCTTTTAAAACAGCGACTGAACGTTACGGAAGAGGCTTTGTATTCCTGTTGAGACACAAGTGGGTAACCTTGATTATATTTGCCGTTACCGGTGGTATTTTATACTGGGCAAGTGGTAGTATGAAGAAAGGTTTCGTACCTACTGAAGACAGAGGGATTATCTTTACAGACGTTCAGCTGCCTCCGGGAGCTTCTATGGAAAGAACATACAATGCTTTGAAAACACTTCAGGCTAAAGCTTTAAAAGTTCCAGGGGTACAAAACGTAACGATTTCTACGGGGAGAGGATTCTTATCCGGAAACGGAAGTAACAATGGTCTTGCCTTCGTTAAATTAAAACCATTTGACGAAAGGAAAAAAGACGGTCAGACCTCTGAAGATATCACCAAAAAATTATTTGGAATTGTAGGATCTGTTCCTGATGCCAAAGTTGTATTCTTCCAGCCGCCAAGTGTCCCTGGTTTTGGGAACAGTGCCGGTTTTGAAATGGTACTTTTGGACAAATCAGGAGGAGAATATGCAGACCTGGATAATAAGACCAATGAATTCATTGGAAAACTGATGCAGAGACCTGAAATTGAATTTGCCCAGACTTCCTTTAATACAAAATATCCTCAGTACGAAATGCAGATCAATGTACCGTTGACCAAACAATTGGGAGTTTCTGTAAGTGATATCTTAGCAACAATGCAGGGATATATCGGAGGTATTTATACCGCTGACTTTACCAAGTACGGGAAACAGTTCAGGGTAATGGTTCAGGCCCTTCCTGAAAACAGAAAAAATATCGAGAACCTTAATGAATTATATATAAAAACAGGTTCAGGTGTTATGTCTCCAATCTCTCAGTTTGTAACACTGAAAAAAGCATACGGACCTCAGTCTGTAAGCCGTTATAATCTATTTACTTCGGTGAAGATTACAGGAGCCAACGCAACAGGATTCAGTTCCGGAGATGCTATTACAGCAGTACAGCAGGTGGCTAAGGAAACTTTAAATCAAAACTATGATGTAGAGTTTACAGGGTTAACAAGAGAGGAATTGAATTCCGGATCACAAACACTTCTGATTTTTGGATTAAGTTTGATCTTCGTTTACTTTATCCTTTCTGCTCAGTATGAAAGTTATATCCTTCCGCTGATCGTTATTATTTCTCTTCCTCTTGGGGTAATGGGAGCTTATTTCGGACAGAAAATCATGGGCTTGGAAAATAACATTTATTTCCAGATTGCCCTGATCATGCTCGTGGGGTTACTAGCGAAAAACGCGATTCTTATTGTAGAATTTGCAGTCCAGAGAAGGCATCATGGTGAAACAATTGTCATGTCTGCCATCAATGCGGCTAAAGCGAGAGTAAGACCGATTCTTATGACATCATTCGCCTTTATCTTCGGTTTACTGCCGTTAGTTCTTGCAAGCGGAATCGGAGCGGTAGGTAACAGATCTATTGCAACAGGTGCGGCCATAGGACTATTGATAGGAACCATTTTAGGGTTATTTGTAATTCCGGTACTGTATGTGATTTTCGAAACACTGCAGGAAAAAATTAAACCTCTTAAAAAAGAAGATATCAATTTAGCAGAATAA